The genomic region CTTATTATTTCACGGGGCGGCGATTGGGGGGGGGGGGGATACTGCCCGGTTGGTTGGTGTGGGTATTGATATCTCAGAACGGCGTCAATTAGAGCGTGCGCTCCGTCAATCCAATCAGGAATTGGAACGATTCGCTGATGTGTCGGCCCATCATCTAATGGAACCTGCGCGTCGGCTTGCGACTTTTTCTCAAAGGCTGAGGGTAAATCTTGCTGGACGAGTTGATGACCCTGATGCGCTGCTCTCGCTGGATTTTATTGAGGATCAGGCGCAGCGCTTACGAGTCTTGCTCCGCGATATTCAGCTCTATCTTGTGGCAGATCGAACGCTGGGAGAGACTGAGGCGGTGGACGCGGATCGTATCGTTCACGCAGTGGTCGAGCAGATGGCCGAACCCATCCGAGAGGCGGGCGCAACTATAACGCTGGAAAAACTGCCGCCGGCCTTGATCGATGCCCCGCGCCTCTCTAATCTCTTCAGCATTTTGTTAGAAAATGCTTTGCAGTATCGTTGTACTGATCTACCCTCTGCCATTCGAATTGAGGGCAGTGAGATCAACTGTGTTGTCCAATACCGAGTTATCGATAATGGTTGCGGGATTCCTGCGCAGTATCGAGAGCGAGTATACCAAGTGTTTGAACGTCTTCATCCCGGATCCAATCAAGATAGTACCGGCATCGGTCTTTCTATTGTCCGTCGCATTGTTACCACCCGTGATGGACGGACCTGGATCGAGGAAACGCCAGGGGGCGGAACAACGGTTATTATTGAATTGCCAGCAGGAGCGTCATTATAATGAAATATTCGATTTCGCCATTTGTTGTTTTACTTGTGGAAGACCAGCTTGCCGATGCGCATTTGGTCCGTGTAGCATTAAGGGAAAATCGTATTTTAACTGACTTGCATCATGTCTTTGATGGAGTGGAAGCCTTGGAGTTTTTACATCGACAGGGTGAGCGTTACAAAAATGTGCCACGACCGGATCTCATCCTGCTCGATCTCAATATGCCGAGGATGAATGGCCAGGAATTTCTTACAGAGATTAAGAAACAAGAGGCATTTAGCGCTATTCCGGTCGTGGTGATGACTACCTCGGAGGTCGAGCGGGACGTGGTAGCGTCCTATCGATTGGGTGCGGCTGGTTTTATCGTTAAACCAGTAGACATTGCTCAGTTCATGGCTACCGTGAGAAAATTGGAAGACTATTGGTGTACTGTAGTCCGACTTCCAAAAAAGGTAGATTGATCTGGGGCGCAATAGAAAAAACACGGATTGTTGGTGTGTGTCTGCTCAATTCAAGTTGTTACCTGTGATTCAATTCGGTCGTCATTTCGGCAGGGATTGCCGGAATGACGAACCAATGGGTTGTAAATAACCGATTGGTATTTAATAGGCCTGAGGCAT from Gammaproteobacteria bacterium harbors:
- a CDS encoding hypothetical protein (Evidence 5 : Unknown function), producing the protein MVGVGIDISERRQLERALRQSNQELERFADVSAHHLMEPARRLATFSQRLRVNLAGRVDDPDALLSLDFIEDQAQRLRVLLRDIQLYLVADRTLGETEAVDADRIVHAVVEQMAEPIREAGATITLEKLPPALIDAPRLSNLFSILLENALQYRCTDLPSAIRIEGSEINCVVQYRVIDNGCGIPAQYRERVYQVFERLHPGSNQDSTGIGLSIVRRIVTTRDGRTWIEETPGGGTTVIIELPAGASL
- the rcp gene encoding Response regulator Rcp1, with the protein product MKYSISPFVVLLVEDQLADAHLVRVALRENRILTDLHHVFDGVEALEFLHRQGERYKNVPRPDLILLDLNMPRMNGQEFLTEIKKQEAFSAIPVVVMTTSEVERDVVASYRLGAAGFIVKPVDIAQFMATVRKLEDYWCTVVRLPKKVD